From the Priestia aryabhattai genome, one window contains:
- a CDS encoding sugar phosphate isomerase/epimerase family protein, producing MTRQFSLAYLTVLGCAPPEMTYIAARSGYDFISLRPIYMGLSGEPNYALAENKEMMRQTKSALADTGVKLLDIELARIGDGIDPKSYLPAMEVAAELGGRHVLSSIWMDDRNFAIESFAELCDLAKPFGLTVELEFVPIASICTLKGALDVLHTAKCENSGLMIDVHHFHRSRDKVEDLDQVPREWFRYLHLCNAPSEIPTSKEEMTRILREERLYLNEDGIDVASIVNRIPEIPYSIELPHTKRVQELGYEEFARRCLQTAKDYLNNHPRADYLSRQTKEEERLRFHSTR from the coding sequence ATGACAAGGCAGTTTTCTTTAGCTTACCTTACAGTTCTTGGCTGTGCACCGCCTGAGATGACGTATATTGCTGCACGTTCCGGTTATGATTTCATCAGTTTAAGACCCATTTATATGGGTCTGTCTGGTGAACCTAACTATGCTTTAGCTGAAAACAAGGAAATGATGCGACAAACAAAATCTGCCCTTGCCGATACTGGTGTCAAGCTTCTTGACATTGAACTAGCACGTATTGGCGATGGGATCGATCCGAAAAGCTATCTGCCTGCGATGGAAGTCGCTGCTGAACTCGGCGGACGGCATGTTTTGAGTAGCATCTGGATGGATGATCGTAATTTTGCTATCGAAAGTTTTGCTGAACTATGCGATCTAGCTAAACCATTTGGCTTGACAGTAGAATTAGAATTTGTCCCAATTGCTAGTATTTGTACTCTTAAAGGAGCACTTGATGTTCTTCACACGGCAAAATGTGAAAACTCCGGTCTTATGATAGATGTACATCATTTTCATCGATCAAGAGACAAGGTTGAGGATTTAGATCAAGTACCTCGTGAATGGTTCCGTTATCTCCACCTTTGCAATGCACCTTCAGAAATTCCAACTTCAAAAGAAGAGATGACTCGTATTCTTAGAGAGGAACGCTTATATTTGAATGAAGACGGTATTGACGTTGCAAGTATCGTTAATCGAATCCCTGAGATTCCCTATTCAATTGAGTTGCCGCACACTAAACGTGTTCAAGAATTAGGTTATGAAGAGTTTGCGCGTCGCTGTTTACAGACAGCAAAGGATTATCTCAATAATCATCCGCGTGCGGACTACCTCTCTAGGCAAACCAAGGAAGAAGAGCGATTGCGCTTTCATTCAACAAGATAA
- a CDS encoding MFS transporter, with the protein MRNPYIKTASGMYINYFLLGMVNIILASNMSFLTKQLDTNSAGISYIISALGIGRVLTYAISGICSDKFGRKPLVIVSAFMMVIFLIGIPLSPSYQIAFIFAIIAGIANSAMDAGTYPALMEVFPKNSGSANVLVKAFISVGATILPFVIFFFSEHGLFYGFSFFIPALIYLVNMIFLFTVSFPNHRNARKVQEKENSTNNKFLSEPKFWQEGVALIIIGFTSSGLYALPQIWLPTYGEEVLNMAAGGSVKLLSYYSIGGLISVLLLTGLLKRIVRPVTILLVYPIITLLSLLVLLTVKSPSIGIANSFLLGFSTAGVFQLTLTVMAEFFWKNKGTITGIVSTAGGVSAIVIPLVTGLIASHTTISKIFVFDAVIAVIGILSAGFVCYRYSKVINKKNKKNYDHLAS; encoded by the coding sequence ATGAGAAACCCATATATAAAAACGGCATCAGGAATGTATATTAACTATTTTCTACTAGGCATGGTTAATATCATCTTGGCCTCTAATATGTCTTTTTTGACGAAACAATTAGATACAAACAGTGCTGGTATTAGTTATATTATTTCAGCGTTAGGTATTGGCAGAGTCCTTACCTATGCTATATCCGGTATTTGTTCGGATAAATTTGGAAGAAAGCCACTTGTAATAGTCTCAGCATTCATGATGGTTATATTTCTAATAGGTATACCATTGTCTCCTAGTTATCAAATTGCTTTTATTTTCGCCATTATTGCAGGTATAGCTAATTCAGCCATGGATGCAGGTACGTATCCAGCTCTTATGGAAGTATTTCCTAAAAATTCAGGATCAGCAAATGTATTGGTTAAAGCTTTTATATCCGTAGGCGCAACTATTCTTCCTTTTGTCATTTTCTTTTTTTCCGAGCATGGATTATTTTATGGATTTTCATTTTTTATCCCTGCTTTGATTTATCTTGTGAACATGATTTTCTTATTTACTGTATCGTTTCCTAACCATAGAAATGCACGTAAGGTTCAGGAGAAAGAGAATTCTACGAATAATAAATTTTTGTCTGAACCAAAGTTTTGGCAAGAAGGAGTAGCCCTAATTATCATAGGCTTTACATCAAGTGGATTATATGCTCTTCCACAAATATGGTTGCCTACTTATGGTGAAGAAGTTTTAAATATGGCAGCTGGTGGTTCGGTAAAATTACTAAGTTATTACAGTATTGGCGGGCTGATTTCCGTTTTATTATTGACAGGATTACTAAAGAGAATCGTACGACCTGTAACCATTCTTTTAGTGTATCCAATTATTACGTTACTTTCATTATTAGTTTTATTAACTGTCAAGTCACCAAGCATAGGAATAGCCAATTCATTTTTATTAGGATTTTCAACTGCAGGAGTATTTCAGTTAACCTTAACTGTAATGGCAGAATTCTTTTGGAAGAATAAAGGTACTATAACAGGGATCGTATCCACTGCAGGCGGTGTATCAGCTATCGTTATTCCTCTTGTTACGGGCCTAATAGCGAGCCATACTACCATTTCTAAAATATTCGTATTTGACGCGGTAATTGCTGTAATTGGTATATTGTCGGCAGGCTTTGTCTGTTACAGATATAGCAAAGTAATAAATAAAAAGAACAAAAAAAATTATGATCATTTGGCTTCATAA
- a CDS encoding MFS transporter, whose product MILYLIVTLFLIYQISIRGNTVLVTLYALDLHASAVYLGGIVAATSLFPMLFAAYAGRFSDRIGYRLPLGIGAIGTGIALLLPYMFTNQLLILVISQSLLGLFQIFTIVSMQNLIGALSNKENRSYYFSTFSLGVAISNFLGPLITGLSIDHLHFDLTYLILALFSIFPGFFFLFNWIKLPKAIIKVKEQENKFVELLVKRSLRKTFIISGIILTGVGMYEFYFPVYAKHIGLSASIIGIILSSNAIAYILSRLLMQPLVSKFKEETVLGACLSISAVAFFLLPLFSDYIFLMIISFIMGLGLGCCQPLSIVMAYSHSPKGRTGEVLGIRLTVNKCVQFLVPIVFGYFGSILGFFPVFWSNAILLLYSGYSLFEKTPSQNSNSLNN is encoded by the coding sequence TTGATTCTTTATCTCATTGTTACCCTATTTCTTATCTATCAGATTAGTATTCGAGGAAATACAGTTCTTGTAACCCTATATGCTTTGGACCTTCATGCAAGCGCTGTCTATTTAGGAGGGATTGTAGCAGCAACCTCCTTGTTCCCAATGCTTTTTGCAGCTTATGCCGGCAGATTTTCTGATCGTATTGGCTATCGTCTTCCCTTGGGTATCGGTGCGATAGGAACAGGTATAGCGCTGCTATTGCCTTATATGTTTACAAACCAATTATTAATATTGGTGATATCTCAATCTTTACTTGGGTTGTTTCAGATATTTACAATTGTTTCTATGCAAAATTTAATCGGTGCCTTGAGCAATAAAGAAAATCGTTCATATTATTTTTCCACTTTTAGTTTGGGAGTTGCCATTTCTAATTTTTTAGGACCTTTAATTACAGGCCTGTCAATTGATCATTTGCATTTTGATCTGACGTACTTAATATTAGCCTTATTTTCTATATTTCCCGGGTTTTTCTTTTTATTTAATTGGATCAAACTGCCAAAAGCAATTATTAAAGTGAAAGAACAAGAAAATAAGTTTGTTGAGTTATTAGTTAAACGATCTTTAAGAAAGACCTTTATTATAAGTGGAATCATTTTGACGGGTGTGGGAATGTATGAGTTTTATTTTCCTGTGTATGCAAAGCATATTGGACTTTCGGCTTCTATCATTGGAATCATCTTGAGCTCTAATGCTATTGCCTATATTCTTTCACGCTTGCTGATGCAGCCACTAGTAAGCAAATTTAAAGAAGAGACTGTTCTTGGAGCATGTCTGTCCATATCGGCAGTCGCTTTCTTTTTACTTCCTTTATTTAGTGATTATATTTTTTTGATGATTATCTCTTTCATTATGGGGTTAGGATTAGGCTGTTGTCAGCCATTATCTATTGTAATGGCTTATAGCCATTCACCTAAAGGACGGACTGGAGAAGTTCTGGGGATCAGACTGACCGTGAATAAATGTGTCCAATTTTTGGTTCCAATTGTATTTGGTTATTTTGGATCTATACTCGGGTTCTTTCCCGTATTCTGGTCAAATGCAATCTTACTTCTATATAGTGGATACTCTCTATTTGAGAAGACCCCTTCTCAAAACTCAAATTCGTTAAATAATTGA
- a CDS encoding DDE-type integrase/transposase/recombinase, producing the protein MKSTNDSWRVDEIYIKVKDKWINLNRAIDLEEDIFDFYLSE; encoded by the coding sequence ATTAAGTCAACAAATGACTCATGGAGAGTCGATGAAATCTATATTAAGGTAAAAGATAAATGGATAAACTTAAATCGCGCAATCGATTTAGAAGAGGATATTTTTGATTTTTATCTAAGTGAATGA